A region of Vigna radiata var. radiata cultivar VC1973A chromosome 10, Vradiata_ver6, whole genome shotgun sequence DNA encodes the following proteins:
- the LOC106775573 gene encoding berberine bridge enzyme-like 8, producing MEALSPPRMLLSLFSIAVLLSTIPQSASAANSAHNTFLHCFVNYSEPSHPITSAIFTPNNASFSSVLEAYVRNLRFNTSTTRKPFLIITALHVSHIQASIICAQKYNLQMKIRSGGHDYEGVSYVAQVPFFILDMFNLRTIEVDIDNETAWVQAGATLGEVYYRIGEKSKIHGFPAGVCPTVGVGGHISGGGYGNMMRKYGLSVDNVVDAQIVDVEGRLLDRKSMGEDLFWAITGGGGASFGVVVAYKIKLVRVPEVVTVFRVERTVEQNATDVVYNWQHVAPTIDNDLFIRLILDVVNSTQNGKKTVRASFVALFLGDSKSLVSLLSEKFPRLGLKQSDCIETSWLRSVLFWTNINITKPVEVLLDRQPQSPVNYLKRKSDYVQKPISKEGFEGLWKKMIELEYTLFQFNPYGGRMAEIPSTSTPFPHRAGNLWKVQYQANWNRAGKDVADHYINLTRVLHKYMTPFVSKNPREAFYNYKDLDLGINHNGKNSYAEGKVYGVEYFKGNFDRLVEIKTKVDPHNFFRNEQSIPTLPYRKS from the coding sequence ATGGAAGCTCTTTCTCCTCCTAGAATGCTACTGTCACTATTTTCCATTGCTGTGTTACTTTCTACGATTCCACAATCAGCTTCAGCTGCAAATTCAGCTCACAACACTTTTCTTCATTGCTTTGTAAACTATTCAGAACCCTCTCACCCCATAACTTCAGCCATTTTCACGCCAAACAACGCTTCATTCTCCTCCGTCTTGGAAGCTTATGTCAGAAACCTTCGTTTCAACACCTCCACAACCCGAAAGCCATTTCTTATAATAACTGCATTGCATGTATCTCATATACAAGCATCCATCATTTGCGCTCAGAAGTACAACTTGCAAATGAAAATCCGAAGTGGAGGCCATGACTACGAGGGCGTGTCCTACGTGGCTCAGGTCCCTTTCTTCATCCTTGACATGTTCAATCTCCGAACAATTGAAGTTGATATAGACAACGAGACCGCTTGGGTGCAAGCTGGTGCAACGCTTGGTGAAGTTTATTACAGAATTGGTGAGAAGAGTAAAATTCATGGTTTTCCAGCAGGGGTTTGTCCCACTGTTGGGGTGGGAGGCCACATAAGTGGTGGTGGCTATGGTAATATGATGAGAAAATACGGTCTCTCGGTGGATAATGTTGTTGATGCACAAATTGTTGATGTTGAAGGTAGATTGCTTGATAGAAAATCTATGGGTGAAGATCTCTTTTGGGCCATCACAGGAGGTGGGGGAGCTAGCTTTGGTGTAGTCGTTGCCTACAAAATAAAGCTTGTTCGAGTTCCTGAGGTGGTGACTGTTTTTAGAGTAGAGAGAACCGTGGAGCAAAACGCCACCGATGTAGTTTACAACTGGCAGCATGTTGCACCAACTATCGACAACGACCTTTTCATTAGACTTATATTAGACGTTGTAAACAGTACACAAAATGGGAAAAAGACTGTAAGAGCTTCTTTCGTAGCTCTATTCCTCGGTGACTCCAAAAGCCTTGTTTCTCTCTTGAGTGAGAAGTTCCCTCGGTTGGGATTGAAGCAATCTGACTGCATCGAAACAAGTTGGCTTCGGTCGGTGCTGTTTTGGACAAACATCAACATTACAAAACCTGTTGAGGTTTTACTTGATAGACAACCACAATCACCTGTGAACTACTTGAAAAGAAAATCTGACTACGTACAAAAACCAATTTCCAAAGAGGGTTTTGAAGGACTTTGGAAGAAGATGATCGAGTTGGAGTATACGCTATTTCAATTCAATCCTTATGGTGGAAGAATGGCTGAGATTCCATCAACATCGACTCCTTTCCCTCATCGAGCAGGGAACCTATGGAAGGTTCAATACCAAGCCAATTGGAATCGGGCTGGGAAAGACGTAGCAGATCACTATATAAACTTGACAAGAGTACTTCATAAGTATATGACTCCTTTTGTCTCCAAGAATCCAAGAGAGGCTTTTTACAATTATAAGGACCTTGACTTGGGAATTAATCACAATGGCAAGAACAGTTATGCTGAAGGAAAAGTTTATGGAGTGGAGTATTTCAAAGGTAACTTCGACAGATTGGTTGAAATAAAGACGAAGGTTGATCCTCATAATTTCTTTAGGAATGAACAAAGCATCCCTACGCTTCCATATCGAAAGAGTTAG
- the LOC106774565 gene encoding patellin-4, translated as MTAEVMAQEETQTAEVVSVAEPQKEEKVAGENVEPKESSLDEKNPKTVEKSSSYKEESNFLSDLKELERKALIEFKSKLEEAIMGGTLFEKEEPKKEASAENEAEEKNEAEEMEEGKNVEVEEKDECLWGVPLLPSKGAEGIDVVLLKFLRAREFRVSDAFEMLKKTLKWRKESNIDSLVDEEFASDLASAAYMSGFDHEGHPVCYNIFGAFESEELYQKTFGTEEKRSEFLRWRCQMMEKGIQKLNLKPGGVSSLLQINDLKNSPGISNKELRVATKQTVAILQDNYPEMVAKNIFINVPFWYYALNALLSPFLTQRTKSKIVVARPNKVTETLTKYIPIEEIPVQYGGFKRENDAEFSSQDGAVSELILKAGSTATVEIPALEVGKSVCWDLTVLGWEVSYKEEFVPSDEGSYTVIVQKGKKMGSQEGPVRNSFRNNEAGKVVLTIENNTNKKKKVLYRYKATKSSF; from the exons ATGACTGCTGAGGTTATGGCTCAAGAGGAGACCCAGACAGCTGAGGTTGTTTCTGTTGCTGAGCCCCAGAAAGAGGAGAAGGTTGCTGGAGAAAATGTGGAACCAAAGGAATCATCTTTGGATGAAAAGAACCCCAAAACGGTGGAGAAAAGCTCTTCTTACAAGGAAGAAAGCAACTTCCTTTCTGATCTCAAAGAGTTGGAAAGGAAGGCTTTGATTGAATTCAAGTCAAAGCTTGAGGAAGCTATCATGGGAGGCACTCTTTTTGAGAAAGAAGAGCCAAAGAAGGAGGCTTCTGCTGAGAACGAGGCAGAAGAGAAGAATGAAGCTGAAGAGATGGAGGAGGGGAAAAATGTGGAGGTTGAGGAGAAGGATGAGTGTCTTTGGGGAGTGCCCCTTTTGCCAAGCAAGGGAGCGGAAGGCATTGATGTGGTTCTGTTGAAGTTTTTGAGGGCCAGGGAGTTCAGAGTCAGTGATGCGTTTGAGATGCTGAAGAAGACCCTTAAGTGGAGGAAGGAATCAAATATTGATTCTTTGGTGGATGAGGAATTTGCCTCAGACTTGGCCTCTGCAGCTTACATGAGTGGATTTGATCATGAAGGGCACCCTGTGTGCTACAACATATTTGGTGCATTTGAAAGTGAGGAGCTTTATCAGAAGACTTTTGGCACTGAGGAGAAGCGCAGCGAGTTCTTGAGATGGAGGTGCCAGATGATGGAGAAGGGTATTCAGAAGCTCAATTTGAAGCCGGGTGGCGTGTCTTCCTTGCTTCAAATCAACGACCTTAAGAACTCCCCCGGTATTTCAAATAAGGAGCTTAGAGTTGCCACAAAGCAAACTGTTGCAATATTGCAAGACAATTATCCTGAAATGGTCGCAAAAAAT ATTTTCATCAACGTTCCTTTCTGGTATTATGCTCTCAACGCCCTTTTATCTCCTTTCTTAACCCAAAGAACAAAGAGCAAAATTGTGGTGGCTCGTCCTAACAAGGTCACTGAAACATTGACCAA GTACATTCCAATTGAGGAGATCCCAGTTCAATACGGTGGTTTCAAGAGGGAAAATGATGCTGAGTTCTCTTCCCAAGATGGTGCTGTCTCAGAACTCATTCTCAAGGCTGGATCAACTGCAACCGTTGAGATTCCTGCATTAGAG GTTGGAAAGAGTGTGTGCTGGGATTTGACTGTTCTGGGTTGGGAGGTGAGTTACAAGGAGGAATTTGTTCCGAGTGATGAGGGTTCTTACACAGTTATTGttcaaaaaggaaagaaaatgggGTCACAAGAAGGGCCTGTTAGGAACAGTTTTAGGAACAATGAAGCAGGGAAAGTTGTCCTCACTATAGAGAACAACacaaacaagaagaagaaggtgctGTACCGTTACAAGGCCACCAAGAGCTCCTTCTGA
- the LOC106774429 gene encoding twinkle homolog protein, chloroplastic/mitochondrial, producing the protein MRLRYPYTLRPFFFSSKLSTMTPQTLFHSSPFPTLKNTPFCQRHRFLPHRPFFTVFCSKPTSRNSSSPLRTNGYIDVSHASIPRPVQLANSEAKSVELQFNILRKKLEAVGMETGICVPGQKNHLICPKCQGGDQSESSLSLYIAPDWGSAAWVCFRGKCGWKGSTQAFAGRRSAASIVTPVKKKREITEEELQLEPLCDELLAYFSERLISKETLERNAVKQRRYADQIVIAFTYLRNGSLISCKYRDVNKVFWQEANTEKIFYGLDDIVGQSDIIIVEGEMDKLAMEEAGFLNCVSVPDGAPPSVSSNDLPPQEQDKKYQYLWNSKDELKKATRVILATDGDPPGQALAEELARRIGKEKCWRVRWPKKGRLDNCKDANEVLMYLGPDALKEVIEKAELYPIRGLFNFRDYFDEIDAYYHRTLGYDIGISTGWNNLNDLYNVVPGELTIVTGVPNSGKSEWIDALLCNLNELAGWKFALCSMENKVREHARKLLEKHLKKPFFNLRYGEXXXXXXVXEFERGKLWLSDTFSLIRCEDDALPNIRWVLDLAKAAVLRHGVRGLVIDPYNELDHQRPPNQTETEYVSQMLTLVKRFAQHHGCHVWFVAHPRQLQNWVGGPPTLYDISGSAHFINKCDNGIVIHRNRDPEAGPVDQVQVCVRKVRNKVAGTIGEAILMYNRVTGEYTATDSKRPTDRKK; encoded by the exons ATGCGCCTTCGTTATCCCTACACTCTACgtcccttctttttttcttcaaaactctCTACCATGACCCCTCAAACCCTCTTCCATTCTTCTCCATTCCCAACCCTCAAAAACACTCCTTTCTGTCAAAGACACCGTTTTCTTCCTCATAGACCCTTCTTCACCGTCTTCTGTTCCAAACCCACTTCAAGGAACTCTTCATCGCCTCTCAGAACAAACGGCTACATTGATGTCTCTCATGCCAGTATCCCTAGACCGG TTCAATTGGCGAACTCCGAGGCAAAGAGTGTGGAGTTGCAGTTCAATATTTTGAGGAAGAAGTTGGAGGCTGTTGGGATGGAAACTGGAATATGTGTGCCGGGGCAGAAGAATCACTTGATCTGTCCAAAG tGCCAAGGTGGCGATCAATCAGAAAGCAGCCTATCTCTTTACATTGCACCAGATTG gGGATCTGCTGCATGGGTGTGTTTTCGAGGAAAGTGTGGTTGGAAAGGCAGCACACag GCTTTTGCTGGAAGGAGATCTGCAGCAAGTATAGTAACCCcggttaaaaagaaaagagaaattacGGAGGAGGAATTACAGCTTGAACCACTTTGTGATGAG CTGCTTGCTTATTTTTCAGAGCGCTTGATTTCGAAAGAGACTCTGGAGAGAAATGCTGTTAAGCAGAGAAGATATGCAGATCAG ATTGTGATTGCTTTCACATATCTTCGAAATGGATCACTTATTAGTTGCAAGTATCGAGATGTCAACAAGGTGTTTTGGCAG GAAGCAAACACTGAAAAGATCTTTTATGGATTGGACGACATAGTAGGACAAAGTGATATAATCATT GTTGAAGGTGAAATGGACAAGCTGGCAATGGAAGAAGCTGGCTTCTTGAACTGTGTCAGTGTTCCTGATGGGGCACCTCCATCAGTGTCCTCAAATGACTTGCCTCCTCAAGAACAG GACAAAAAGTATCAGTATCTTTGGAACTCTAAAGATGAACTAAAGAAg gCAACCCGGGTTATACTTGCCACTGATGGGGATCCACCTGGTCAAGCTTTGGCTGAGGAGCTTGCACGCCGCATTGGGAAAGAGAA ATGCTGGCGAGTCAGGTGGCCTAAAAAAGGGAGATTAGACAATTGCAAAGATGCGAATGAG GTTCTCATGTATTTGGGCCCTGATGCACTCAAGGAAGTGATTGAGAAAGCAGAATTATATCCAATACGTGGATTGTTTAACTTCAGAGATTACTTTGACGAGATTGATGCATACTATCATCGAACCTTAGGATATGATATTGGTATCTCAACTGGGTGGAATAATCTGAATGACTTGTACAAT GTTGTACCAGGAGAACTGACCATAGTAACTGGAGTTCCTAACTCTGGGAAGAGTGAGTGGATTGATGCTCTTCTCTGCAATCTTAATGAATTGGCTGGCTGGAAATTTGCACTTTGTTCCATGGAGAACAAG GTCAGAGAACATGCTCGAAAACTTTTGGAGAAACACTTGAAGAAGCCATTCTTTAATCTACG TTATGGTGAAAANNTNGANNGAATNAGNGTGNAGGAGTTTGAACGGGGCAAGCTTTGGTTGAGCGATACTTTTTCTCTCATAAG GTGTGAAGATGACGCTCTTCCAAATATAAGATGGGTCCTTGACCTTGCAAAAGCTGCTGTATTAAGGCATGGGGTGCGAGGACTTGTAATTGATCCCTATAACGAGCTTGATCATCAGAGACCTCCAAACCA GACCGAAACAGAATATGTGAGTCAGATGCTTACCTTAGTCAAACGCTTTGCACAACATCATGGATGCCATGTTTGGTTTGTAGCACATCCTAGGCAG CTGCAAAATTGGGTTGGGGGTCCTCCTACTCTCTATGATATAAGTGGAAGTGCACACTTCATAAATAAGTGTGACAATGGAATTGTTATTCACCGAAATCGGGATCCTGAAGCTGGACCTGTGGATCAAGTACAG GTTTGTGTTCGAAAGGTACGTAACAAGGTGGCAGGGACAATAGGTGAAGCCATATTGATGTATAAtag GGTAACTGGTGAATACACAGCAACAGATAGCAAGAGACCAACTGATAGAAAGAAATAG
- the LOC106775362 gene encoding kinectin isoform X2, whose product MQKFRKPESTNVAMTERRNWGNIFKCLVQMVRDQQNQLQSFASRHNFLEDRLRMQHEGWISDVRFHKDQISQEKKRSLEDAKADLALGLKHREAAILKWILEHTEDELGDFKEWFEILSRKSSVREDQGTKSKDTGKKKKGTTDKENKPIWNTAEKDKCSCHEFSLLKSEYDKLSLEKYSEVSELLAEKKFVWNQYKIMENDYTAKLKTKEAEVEKANEKIKVLVSGMEQLRSENYEKDSKICELESKIAEMEAETKSLNKEISGLSVELESLRKLQNNNVTPVLNHCSDGNKASGLGIKSIKSRSMIVQKEIRTPEQPAAKSSERGKRSMKRKEPPVIPIVTPKLFSSSFKVPKLKSSAKVRNDR is encoded by the exons ATGCAGAAATTCAGAAAACCAGAATCTACAAACGTCGCTATGACGGAGCGCCGAAATTGGGGTAATATCTTCAAATGTCTGGTTCAGATGGTGCGCGACCAGCAGAACCAGCTTCAGTCGTTCGCTAGCCGCCACAACTTTCTCGAAGACCGTCTTCGGATGCAGCACGAAGGGTGGATCTCCGATGTTCGCTTTCACAAGGATCAAATTTCTCAG GAGAAGAAACGGTCTCTGGAGGACGCAAAGGCGGATTTGGCGCTGGGTTTGAAGCACAGAGAGGCTGCCATATTAAAATGGATTTTAG AGCATACAGAGGATGAGTTGGGGGATTTTAAAGAATGGTTTGAAATTCTTTCTCGTAAATCCTCTGTTAGAGAA GACCAAGGAACAAAATCTAAGGATACTggcaagaagaaaaaaggaaccACAGATAAAGAGAACAAACCCATTTGGAATACTGcagaaaaagataaatgttCTTGCCATGAATTTAGTCTGTTAAAAAGTGAATATGATAAGCTTTCTCTAGAAAAGTATTCGGAGGTGTCTGAACTCTTGGCGGAAAAGAAATTTGTGtggaatcaatataaaataatggagAATGACTACACTGCTAAATTAAAGACCAAAGAAGCTGAAGTAGAAAAGGCAAATGAAAAGATAAAGGTACTCGTTTCCGGCATGGAGCAGCTACGGtctgaaaattatgaaaaagataGTAAAATTTGCGAATTAGAAAGTAAAATTGCAGAGATGGAGGCTGAGACAAAAAGCTTAAACAAGGAAATATCTGGACTCTCAGTGGAGTTGGAATCTTTAAGAAAACTCCAGAACAACAATGTCACACCTGTTTTAAATCATTGCTCCGATGGGAATAAAGCGTCTGGTTTGGGAATTAAGAGCATCAAGAGTAGAAGTATGATTGTGCAGAAGGAAATACGTACACCGGAACAACCAGCTGCAAAATCTTCTGAAAGG GGGAAAAGAAGCATGAAGAGGAAAGAGCCTCCAGTTATTCCCATTGTAACTCCTAAGCTGTTCTCTAGTAGCTTCAAGGTTCCAAAACTGAAGTCCTCTGCGAAGGTCAGAAATGACAGATGA
- the LOC106775362 gene encoding kinectin isoform X3, which translates to MQKFRKPESTNVAMTERRNWGNIFKCLVQMVRDQQNQLQSFASRHNFLEDRLRMQHEGWISDVRFHKDQISQKKRSLEDAKADLALGLKHREAAILKWILEHTEDELGDFKEWFEILSRKSSVREDQGTKSKDTGKKKKGTTDKENKPIWNTAEKDKCSCHEFSLLKSEYDKLSLEKYSEVSELLAEKKFVWNQYKIMENDYTAKLKTKEAEVEKANEKIKVLVSGMEQLRSENYEKDSKICELESKIAEMEAETKSLNKEISGLSVELESLRKLQNNNVTPVLNHCSDGNKASGLGIKSIKSRSMIVQKEIRTPEQPAAKSSERGKRSMKRKEPPVIPIVTPKLFSSSFKVPKLKSSAKVRNDR; encoded by the exons ATGCAGAAATTCAGAAAACCAGAATCTACAAACGTCGCTATGACGGAGCGCCGAAATTGGGGTAATATCTTCAAATGTCTGGTTCAGATGGTGCGCGACCAGCAGAACCAGCTTCAGTCGTTCGCTAGCCGCCACAACTTTCTCGAAGACCGTCTTCGGATGCAGCACGAAGGGTGGATCTCCGATGTTCGCTTTCACAAGGATCAAATTTCTCAG AAGAAACGGTCTCTGGAGGACGCAAAGGCGGATTTGGCGCTGGGTTTGAAGCACAGAGAGGCTGCCATATTAAAATGGATTTTAG AGCATACAGAGGATGAGTTGGGGGATTTTAAAGAATGGTTTGAAATTCTTTCTCGTAAATCCTCTGTTAGAGAA GACCAAGGAACAAAATCTAAGGATACTggcaagaagaaaaaaggaaccACAGATAAAGAGAACAAACCCATTTGGAATACTGcagaaaaagataaatgttCTTGCCATGAATTTAGTCTGTTAAAAAGTGAATATGATAAGCTTTCTCTAGAAAAGTATTCGGAGGTGTCTGAACTCTTGGCGGAAAAGAAATTTGTGtggaatcaatataaaataatggagAATGACTACACTGCTAAATTAAAGACCAAAGAAGCTGAAGTAGAAAAGGCAAATGAAAAGATAAAGGTACTCGTTTCCGGCATGGAGCAGCTACGGtctgaaaattatgaaaaagataGTAAAATTTGCGAATTAGAAAGTAAAATTGCAGAGATGGAGGCTGAGACAAAAAGCTTAAACAAGGAAATATCTGGACTCTCAGTGGAGTTGGAATCTTTAAGAAAACTCCAGAACAACAATGTCACACCTGTTTTAAATCATTGCTCCGATGGGAATAAAGCGTCTGGTTTGGGAATTAAGAGCATCAAGAGTAGAAGTATGATTGTGCAGAAGGAAATACGTACACCGGAACAACCAGCTGCAAAATCTTCTGAAAGG GGGAAAAGAAGCATGAAGAGGAAAGAGCCTCCAGTTATTCCCATTGTAACTCCTAAGCTGTTCTCTAGTAGCTTCAAGGTTCCAAAACTGAAGTCCTCTGCGAAGGTCAGAAATGACAGATGA
- the LOC106775362 gene encoding kinectin isoform X4: MQKFRKPESTNVAMTERRNWGNIFKCLVQMVRDQQNQLQSFASRHNFLEDRLRMQHEGWISDVRFHKDQISQKRSLEDAKADLALGLKHREAAILKWILEHTEDELGDFKEWFEILSRKSSVREDQGTKSKDTGKKKKGTTDKENKPIWNTAEKDKCSCHEFSLLKSEYDKLSLEKYSEVSELLAEKKFVWNQYKIMENDYTAKLKTKEAEVEKANEKIKVLVSGMEQLRSENYEKDSKICELESKIAEMEAETKSLNKEISGLSVELESLRKLQNNNVTPVLNHCSDGNKASGLGIKSIKSRSMIVQKEIRTPEQPAAKSSERGKRSMKRKEPPVIPIVTPKLFSSSFKVPKLKSSAKVRNDR, translated from the exons ATGCAGAAATTCAGAAAACCAGAATCTACAAACGTCGCTATGACGGAGCGCCGAAATTGGGGTAATATCTTCAAATGTCTGGTTCAGATGGTGCGCGACCAGCAGAACCAGCTTCAGTCGTTCGCTAGCCGCCACAACTTTCTCGAAGACCGTCTTCGGATGCAGCACGAAGGGTGGATCTCCGATGTTCGCTTTCACAAGGATCAAATTTCTCAG AAACGGTCTCTGGAGGACGCAAAGGCGGATTTGGCGCTGGGTTTGAAGCACAGAGAGGCTGCCATATTAAAATGGATTTTAG AGCATACAGAGGATGAGTTGGGGGATTTTAAAGAATGGTTTGAAATTCTTTCTCGTAAATCCTCTGTTAGAGAA GACCAAGGAACAAAATCTAAGGATACTggcaagaagaaaaaaggaaccACAGATAAAGAGAACAAACCCATTTGGAATACTGcagaaaaagataaatgttCTTGCCATGAATTTAGTCTGTTAAAAAGTGAATATGATAAGCTTTCTCTAGAAAAGTATTCGGAGGTGTCTGAACTCTTGGCGGAAAAGAAATTTGTGtggaatcaatataaaataatggagAATGACTACACTGCTAAATTAAAGACCAAAGAAGCTGAAGTAGAAAAGGCAAATGAAAAGATAAAGGTACTCGTTTCCGGCATGGAGCAGCTACGGtctgaaaattatgaaaaagataGTAAAATTTGCGAATTAGAAAGTAAAATTGCAGAGATGGAGGCTGAGACAAAAAGCTTAAACAAGGAAATATCTGGACTCTCAGTGGAGTTGGAATCTTTAAGAAAACTCCAGAACAACAATGTCACACCTGTTTTAAATCATTGCTCCGATGGGAATAAAGCGTCTGGTTTGGGAATTAAGAGCATCAAGAGTAGAAGTATGATTGTGCAGAAGGAAATACGTACACCGGAACAACCAGCTGCAAAATCTTCTGAAAGG GGGAAAAGAAGCATGAAGAGGAAAGAGCCTCCAGTTATTCCCATTGTAACTCCTAAGCTGTTCTCTAGTAGCTTCAAGGTTCCAAAACTGAAGTCCTCTGCGAAGGTCAGAAATGACAGATGA
- the LOC106775362 gene encoding uncharacterized protein LOC106775362 isoform X1 — protein MQKFRKPESTNVAMTERRNWGNIFKCLVQMVRDQQNQLQSFASRHNFLEDRLRMQHEGWISDVRFHKDQISQLNGILAFEEKKRSLEDAKADLALGLKHREAAILKWILEHTEDELGDFKEWFEILSRKSSVREDQGTKSKDTGKKKKGTTDKENKPIWNTAEKDKCSCHEFSLLKSEYDKLSLEKYSEVSELLAEKKFVWNQYKIMENDYTAKLKTKEAEVEKANEKIKVLVSGMEQLRSENYEKDSKICELESKIAEMEAETKSLNKEISGLSVELESLRKLQNNNVTPVLNHCSDGNKASGLGIKSIKSRSMIVQKEIRTPEQPAAKSSERGKRSMKRKEPPVIPIVTPKLFSSSFKVPKLKSSAKVRNDR, from the exons ATGCAGAAATTCAGAAAACCAGAATCTACAAACGTCGCTATGACGGAGCGCCGAAATTGGGGTAATATCTTCAAATGTCTGGTTCAGATGGTGCGCGACCAGCAGAACCAGCTTCAGTCGTTCGCTAGCCGCCACAACTTTCTCGAAGACCGTCTTCGGATGCAGCACGAAGGGTGGATCTCCGATGTTCGCTTTCACAAGGATCAAATTTCTCAG TTGAATGGGATTTTGGCATTTGAGGAGAAGAAACGGTCTCTGGAGGACGCAAAGGCGGATTTGGCGCTGGGTTTGAAGCACAGAGAGGCTGCCATATTAAAATGGATTTTAG AGCATACAGAGGATGAGTTGGGGGATTTTAAAGAATGGTTTGAAATTCTTTCTCGTAAATCCTCTGTTAGAGAA GACCAAGGAACAAAATCTAAGGATACTggcaagaagaaaaaaggaaccACAGATAAAGAGAACAAACCCATTTGGAATACTGcagaaaaagataaatgttCTTGCCATGAATTTAGTCTGTTAAAAAGTGAATATGATAAGCTTTCTCTAGAAAAGTATTCGGAGGTGTCTGAACTCTTGGCGGAAAAGAAATTTGTGtggaatcaatataaaataatggagAATGACTACACTGCTAAATTAAAGACCAAAGAAGCTGAAGTAGAAAAGGCAAATGAAAAGATAAAGGTACTCGTTTCCGGCATGGAGCAGCTACGGtctgaaaattatgaaaaagataGTAAAATTTGCGAATTAGAAAGTAAAATTGCAGAGATGGAGGCTGAGACAAAAAGCTTAAACAAGGAAATATCTGGACTCTCAGTGGAGTTGGAATCTTTAAGAAAACTCCAGAACAACAATGTCACACCTGTTTTAAATCATTGCTCCGATGGGAATAAAGCGTCTGGTTTGGGAATTAAGAGCATCAAGAGTAGAAGTATGATTGTGCAGAAGGAAATACGTACACCGGAACAACCAGCTGCAAAATCTTCTGAAAGG GGGAAAAGAAGCATGAAGAGGAAAGAGCCTCCAGTTATTCCCATTGTAACTCCTAAGCTGTTCTCTAGTAGCTTCAAGGTTCCAAAACTGAAGTCCTCTGCGAAGGTCAGAAATGACAGATGA